Proteins found in one Pontibacter sp. SGAir0037 genomic segment:
- a CDS encoding CehA/McbA family metallohydrolase, protein MFFKSNRNSILLLGLVCTALLGSISSCVSSAAPEQAGYSNPYATKDVGTLPPIASLTDGVWLKGDLHVHSRHSKESTNNPISKILNFSGAVGIDFICITDHDNHVNGDVANNTWADPEFKSDSVLLLYGAEWTTTRGHGNPFSAKPYHHQRLFDVRDQRDTVIGKVVNDLGIHLSANHPSGKDHFGYSYDMIKSIEVWNSVLWSKNANAIMIWDDMLSSGRKLTGRGGSDAHHGVPDTPEQATENSRQATANYVGTPTTWVFATERTSQAVVDALTNGRVSISANPYAPRVEFHADLDQDGKQDMMMGDNAKSTGKAVKFRVQLTGNTVLGASYTINVVKNGGKFRTFEVTGNQPVVEFTDIPEALGRSYYRVVVEGSPTDYPEVPQSMQLSENMVALSNPIFFNFDPNF, encoded by the coding sequence ATGTTTTTCAAAAGTAACAGAAACAGTATTCTGCTTCTGGGCCTTGTCTGTACTGCATTACTTGGCAGCATATCAAGCTGCGTCAGCAGTGCTGCACCGGAACAGGCAGGCTACAGCAACCCTTATGCAACAAAGGATGTAGGTACGCTGCCTCCCATTGCCAGTCTTACCGATGGCGTATGGCTCAAAGGAGACCTTCACGTGCACTCCAGGCATAGCAAGGAGTCAACGAACAATCCTATTTCAAAGATTCTTAACTTTTCTGGGGCAGTCGGTATAGACTTCATTTGCATTACCGACCACGATAACCATGTGAATGGAGACGTAGCAAACAATACCTGGGCAGATCCCGAGTTCAAGTCAGACTCCGTGCTGCTGCTGTATGGCGCAGAATGGACTACTACACGAGGCCACGGCAATCCGTTTTCGGCCAAACCATATCATCACCAGCGGCTGTTCGACGTGCGCGACCAACGGGATACAGTCATCGGAAAGGTGGTAAATGACCTTGGCATTCATTTGTCTGCGAACCACCCGAGCGGGAAAGACCATTTCGGATATTCCTATGACATGATCAAGTCCATTGAAGTATGGAACTCGGTGCTTTGGTCTAAAAATGCCAATGCTATTATGATTTGGGACGATATGCTCTCATCGGGGCGAAAGTTGACGGGCAGGGGTGGAAGCGATGCGCACCATGGCGTGCCTGATACACCAGAACAGGCCACGGAAAACAGTAGGCAGGCAACAGCCAACTATGTCGGTACCCCTACCACGTGGGTGTTTGCCACCGAGCGAACTTCACAGGCGGTTGTAGATGCCCTTACGAACGGGCGCGTTTCTATCAGTGCTAACCCTTATGCACCGCGTGTAGAGTTCCATGCCGATCTAGACCAGGACGGCAAGCAAGACATGATGATGGGCGACAATGCCAAGTCTACGGGGAAGGCTGTCAAATTCCGCGTGCAGCTGACAGGCAATACTGTTCTAGGAGCATCCTATACCATAAATGTGGTGAAGAACGGTGGTAAGTTTCGCACCTTTGAAGTAACTGGTAACCAGCCAGTGGTAGAGTTTACTGATATACCGGAAGCGCTTGGCCGGAGTTACTACCGTGTGGTGGTAGAGGGCTCGCCGACAGACTATCCGGAGGTGCCGCAGTCAATGCAGCTAAGCGAGAACATGGTAGCACTGTCAAACCCGATCTTCTTTAATTTCGACCCGAACTTTTAG
- a CDS encoding RagB/SusD family nutrient uptake outer membrane protein produces MQNKMRNKKFYKVLPIIVLFSTFLGCTSLEEEIFDELTGVGQAETVSGSIAPVYGLLRSGVWMHTVNFGLQEVASDEGILPYRGGTDWYDGGKFIAVHQHLMTPSNSLVGDTWTQITLTLSRAVIAAERLKQESEKGNSNAQDGYYEMVAMKAYLNMLALDNWGLVFKKELSSERSVILRGQEAIDYIEGELLSVVNVINNNKGPGRITKDAVKALLARLYLNAAVYRDPYGTPNFRREDMDKVIQYTSDIISGPYSLSPEYFDLFSDNNHSNPELIFALDQRGVLENEHQRWAYWSISGDLIPRPEFPNTRGTDAVAVTPDFYQTWVDAYGNVDPADADARFYKENTVIPDALKDLTGITPMNDSEHYYCVNATDFEIDRGILRGVIWGPRKDGGGNILTCGDGKVRIYPVINKRTSGANLTYVNHTRNVDFSGPGSLHNTGYRFSKYQFSHTANNCCSYSSVDLVLIRLGEIYLMRAEAKLRSGDNAGALADINTLRTSRNARPDQTPAALSSIDLNILFRESGFELYWEGFRRNYQIRFGKYESNWTGKTDSDVHKRLFPIPQRAIDGASSEAGFLVQNQGY; encoded by the coding sequence ATGCAAAATAAAATGAGGAATAAGAAGTTTTACAAAGTCCTGCCTATAATTGTATTGTTTTCTACATTTTTGGGTTGTACCTCTTTAGAGGAAGAAATTTTTGATGAGTTGACAGGAGTCGGCCAAGCAGAAACTGTAAGTGGTTCCATAGCGCCGGTATATGGTCTTCTCCGGTCTGGCGTATGGATGCATACGGTGAATTTCGGACTTCAGGAAGTTGCTTCTGATGAAGGCATTCTTCCCTATCGTGGGGGTACAGACTGGTATGATGGTGGCAAGTTTATTGCGGTTCACCAACATCTGATGACCCCTAGTAATAGCTTGGTAGGGGATACCTGGACGCAAATAACTTTAACTTTATCGAGAGCAGTAATTGCTGCGGAAAGATTAAAGCAGGAATCAGAAAAAGGCAATTCAAATGCCCAGGATGGTTATTATGAAATGGTCGCCATGAAAGCATACCTCAATATGCTAGCGCTTGATAACTGGGGCCTTGTTTTCAAGAAAGAGCTTTCCAGCGAAAGATCAGTAATTCTAAGAGGACAAGAAGCAATCGATTATATCGAAGGTGAGCTTTTGTCGGTTGTGAACGTCATTAACAACAATAAAGGCCCGGGTAGAATAACGAAAGATGCTGTAAAGGCTTTGCTGGCACGTTTGTATCTGAATGCTGCCGTTTATCGCGACCCATACGGTACACCTAACTTTAGAAGAGAGGATATGGATAAGGTTATACAATACACCAGCGATATTATTTCTGGTCCTTATTCACTATCTCCTGAGTATTTCGATTTGTTTAGTGATAATAACCACTCTAATCCTGAGCTTATATTCGCACTTGACCAAAGAGGGGTGCTTGAAAACGAACACCAACGATGGGCCTATTGGTCTATATCCGGTGACCTGATTCCAAGACCGGAATTTCCGAATACACGTGGGACGGATGCGGTAGCAGTTACCCCTGATTTTTACCAGACCTGGGTAGATGCCTACGGCAATGTAGATCCTGCCGATGCCGATGCCCGTTTCTATAAAGAAAATACGGTTATTCCTGATGCACTTAAAGATCTTACTGGTATAACTCCAATGAATGATTCAGAGCATTATTATTGTGTGAATGCTACTGATTTTGAGATTGACAGAGGAATACTCCGCGGTGTAATTTGGGGACCCAGAAAAGATGGAGGAGGCAATATTCTGACTTGCGGCGATGGCAAAGTAAGGATATATCCTGTAATTAATAAAAGAACGAGTGGTGCAAATCTAACCTATGTTAACCATACACGCAATGTTGATTTTAGTGGTCCGGGGAGCTTGCATAACACAGGATATCGTTTTTCAAAGTATCAGTTTAGTCATACCGCTAACAATTGTTGTAGCTATAGTAGTGTCGATCTTGTTTTGATTCGCTTGGGAGAGATTTACTTGATGCGTGCTGAGGCCAAGTTGAGAAGCGGTGACAATGCCGGGGCTTTGGCCGATATCAATACCTTAAGAACTTCCAGAAATGCCCGGCCTGATCAGACTCCTGCTGCCTTGAGTAGTATTGACCTAAATATATTGTTCCGTGAGTCGGGCTTTGAACTGTACTGGGAAGGGTTCAGAAGAAATTATCAAATACGATTTGGCAAATACGAGAGCAATTGGACCGGGAAGACTGATAGTGATGTACACAAAAGATTGTTCCCGATTCCTCAAAGAGCAATCGATGGTGCTTCCAGCGAAGCAGGATTTTTAGTGCAAAACCAGGGTTACTAA
- a CDS encoding phosphatidylinositol-specific phospholipase C1-like protein, whose translation MKGIVILLSSILLSGAVVAQAPNARKGELAGKVEKEAARMPLNHIQVIGSHNSYKQAIDPALFQMLKQTNGDLATGIDYSHVSIIEQLNMGLANLEIDIYADTEGGKYAHPKGLDWVKNQANEYDPEKQMMAPGFKIFHIQEVDFRSHYLTLKNCLQDLKKWSDQHPGHQPVFITMNAKDQAIEKEGFTVPEKFTAAVLDQLDRVILDELGKDKLLTPDQVRGKYSTLEKAVLQGNWPSLQEAKGKFIFVLDEQDEKRTTYIQGHPSLKGRVLFANAEPGTPEAAILILNDPEKEATRIQELVKKGYIVRTRADANTEQARKNDRSQFEAACKSGAQIITTDYYQKSTHFASDYEVSFDGNVYLRANPLFKK comes from the coding sequence ATGAAAGGAATCGTCATCTTATTATCCAGCATTTTATTGTCTGGTGCGGTTGTGGCCCAGGCTCCAAATGCCAGGAAAGGAGAGTTAGCCGGTAAAGTTGAGAAAGAAGCAGCTCGAATGCCTCTAAACCATATCCAGGTGATAGGGTCTCATAACAGTTACAAGCAAGCTATCGACCCTGCACTGTTTCAGATGCTGAAGCAAACTAACGGTGACCTGGCTACTGGTATAGACTATAGCCATGTCAGCATCATAGAGCAGCTGAATATGGGCTTGGCAAACCTGGAGATTGATATCTATGCAGATACTGAAGGGGGCAAGTATGCGCACCCGAAGGGGCTGGACTGGGTGAAGAACCAGGCAAATGAGTATGACCCTGAAAAGCAGATGATGGCACCTGGCTTTAAAATATTCCATATCCAGGAAGTAGATTTCAGGAGCCATTACCTGACGCTGAAAAACTGCCTGCAGGACCTGAAAAAATGGTCAGACCAGCACCCCGGCCATCAACCCGTCTTCATCACCATGAATGCCAAAGATCAGGCCATCGAGAAAGAGGGATTCACTGTTCCGGAAAAATTTACTGCTGCTGTGTTAGATCAGCTCGACCGCGTGATACTGGATGAACTGGGGAAAGATAAACTGCTAACGCCAGACCAGGTAAGAGGCAAGTATAGCACCCTGGAGAAAGCCGTGCTTCAGGGTAATTGGCCATCCTTACAAGAGGCAAAAGGCAAGTTTATCTTTGTGCTGGATGAGCAGGATGAAAAAAGAACTACTTACATTCAGGGCCATCCATCACTGAAAGGACGCGTGTTATTTGCAAATGCCGAACCCGGAACCCCGGAAGCAGCTATTTTAATTCTGAATGACCCTGAAAAAGAGGCAACCAGGATACAGGAGCTGGTAAAGAAGGGGTACATCGTGCGTACCAGAGCAGATGCAAATACTGAGCAAGCCCGAAAGAACGACAGAAGCCAGTTTGAAGCTGCCTGTAAATCTGGAGCACAAATCATTACAACAGATTATTATCAGAAAAGCACCCATTTTGCTTCTGATTACGAAGTGAGTTTCGATGGAAATGTTTATCTGAGAGCTAACCCGTTGTTCAAGAAGTAA
- a CDS encoding TonB-dependent receptor: MKKRSSTPFKLRPIFLATVLCGTTLSFPGSLYANNLKGSFAALSVDQQVGQGDEIVITGTVRDDKGPLPGVTVMVKNTSNGTATNTNGNYTIKAKRNATLVFSMLGFQTQEVAVSNASIDVTLAVDTKQLQEVVVVGYGTQKRSDVTGAISSVTSENFNKGVVTNPGELLQGKLAGVSITANSGEPGAAQDIIIRGIGSLRSGTQPLYVVDGFLLDNSSTGVSTNPLNFINPNDIESIDVLKDASATAVYGSRAANGVVVITTKKGKGKPQINFSASTAVSSMANQIDVFDADAFRRQVVAVGGTLDDFGANTNWQDELTQKGVSNNFNLSMSGASTDNFSYFTSVGYQDQEGILKNSRLKRYSGKLNMNQKAFNGRLNIDYNLTASRTENLRPSITSTISDMLNLNPTIPAYTDGKPTLLNTNALNPLARYDLFSDNAINNRILANISPSLEIVNGLTYKLNLGVDYSATTRNQQYKPFTAVINEANISDGVLDAAISANTNQLVENTLTYNWNRNIHNVTVLAGHSFQEFFDETRITTYRGFTKNNIEPIYQDHTSTDKIFTPVSSEAIKNQLQSFFGRVNYIYADKYMFTGTLRADGSSKFGENNRYGYFPSFALGWNISNEDFMASSFFNNLKLRASWGRTGNQEIPSKITKASYLEQRLITGAGSNSTYPIGTDASSLQGYPYGIVFTRLANPDIQWEVSTQVDVGVDFTFFNSRLTGTVDYFNKESSNILLEVVPADPVQPYDMYWTNIPNLKILNKGIELALNYNSDPKHNFSYNIGGNITYIQNKVKDSPYSVLTTGAAQGSGQSGATINGYINNEPIGAFYMFQFDGINADNGQNIFRDTNRDGEILDNDRVVVGSAIPKIIYGYHLNFKYKAFDLGLNFNGVAGNKIYNHTTMTLFSKAQLAKSNNTTDFAVQYPNEILSNANTVSTRYLENGSFLRLNNATLAYNLNLTGSRLGDAFQRISLTLTGQNLFVITDYSGFDPEINTGTASGGIQTFGIDRFTYPRARTFLLGVNVTL; this comes from the coding sequence ATGAAAAAAAGATCTAGCACACCTTTTAAATTAAGGCCCATTTTCCTTGCGACAGTTCTATGTGGAACGACATTATCCTTTCCAGGCAGCTTATATGCTAATAACCTTAAAGGAAGCTTTGCCGCTCTGTCTGTCGACCAGCAAGTGGGGCAGGGTGATGAAATCGTGATTACAGGAACTGTTCGGGATGACAAAGGGCCTTTGCCAGGGGTGACTGTAATGGTTAAGAATACTTCGAACGGTACTGCGACGAATACAAATGGAAACTATACCATTAAAGCTAAGCGCAATGCAACACTTGTTTTCTCTATGCTTGGTTTCCAGACACAAGAAGTTGCCGTATCTAATGCTAGCATCGACGTTACGCTGGCAGTAGACACAAAGCAGTTGCAAGAAGTTGTTGTAGTTGGCTACGGTACCCAAAAAAGGTCAGACGTTACGGGTGCCATTTCTTCAGTTACTAGTGAAAATTTTAATAAGGGTGTGGTAACAAACCCAGGTGAACTCTTACAGGGTAAATTAGCTGGTGTCTCCATAACCGCAAATAGTGGTGAACCCGGGGCAGCACAAGATATAATTATCAGGGGTATTGGTAGTTTGCGTTCGGGAACACAGCCACTTTATGTAGTCGATGGGTTTTTGCTGGACAATTCCTCAACGGGTGTTTCCACCAATCCCCTGAACTTTATCAACCCTAACGATATCGAAAGTATCGATGTGTTAAAAGATGCCAGTGCAACAGCTGTATATGGTTCCAGAGCAGCAAACGGGGTTGTCGTAATCACCACTAAAAAAGGAAAGGGAAAACCGCAGATTAATTTTTCTGCATCCACCGCTGTGTCGTCTATGGCCAATCAAATCGATGTTTTCGATGCCGACGCTTTTCGCAGGCAGGTGGTAGCCGTAGGTGGAACATTAGATGACTTTGGTGCAAACACGAACTGGCAAGATGAACTGACCCAAAAGGGGGTATCAAATAATTTCAATTTATCTATGAGCGGAGCCAGTACTGATAATTTTTCCTACTTCACTTCGGTAGGCTACCAGGATCAGGAAGGAATCCTGAAGAATAGCAGGCTAAAACGTTATTCGGGGAAACTGAATATGAATCAAAAGGCATTCAATGGCAGATTAAATATAGATTATAACCTCACGGCCTCCCGCACCGAAAACTTACGCCCCAGTATCACTTCTACCATAAGCGATATGCTTAATTTAAATCCGACTATTCCGGCATATACCGATGGTAAACCTACTTTATTGAACACAAACGCTTTGAATCCACTTGCCAGGTATGATTTATTTAGTGACAATGCCATTAATAACCGTATTTTGGCGAATATTTCACCATCCTTAGAAATAGTTAACGGCCTTACTTATAAGCTGAACTTAGGGGTTGATTATTCGGCTACTACCAGAAACCAGCAGTACAAGCCCTTTACGGCTGTTATCAATGAGGCAAATATTTCTGATGGGGTATTGGATGCTGCCATAAGTGCGAATACCAATCAACTTGTTGAGAATACGCTTACCTATAACTGGAACCGGAATATTCATAACGTTACTGTGTTGGCAGGACATTCTTTCCAGGAATTTTTTGATGAAACCCGGATAACGACATACCGCGGCTTCACCAAAAATAATATTGAACCCATTTACCAGGACCATACCAGTACAGATAAAATTTTTACTCCGGTAAGTTCGGAAGCCATTAAAAATCAGCTGCAGTCTTTCTTCGGCAGGGTGAACTACATCTATGCAGATAAATATATGTTTACTGGTACGCTGCGTGCCGATGGATCCTCAAAGTTCGGAGAGAATAACAGGTATGGGTATTTTCCTTCTTTTGCTTTAGGATGGAATATTAGCAACGAAGATTTTATGGCCAGTTCATTTTTTAACAACTTAAAGTTACGTGCAAGCTGGGGCCGAACAGGTAACCAGGAGATTCCCTCCAAAATCACAAAAGCCAGTTATTTAGAGCAGCGTTTAATAACCGGTGCCGGTAGTAACAGTACCTATCCCATCGGTACCGATGCCAGTTCCTTGCAAGGTTATCCTTATGGGATTGTATTTACCCGATTGGCAAACCCAGATATACAATGGGAGGTATCCACCCAGGTAGATGTAGGAGTTGATTTCACTTTCTTTAATTCCCGTTTGACCGGTACAGTGGATTATTTCAATAAAGAATCCTCTAATATACTTTTGGAAGTTGTTCCTGCCGATCCTGTTCAGCCTTATGATATGTACTGGACCAATATCCCTAATTTGAAAATCCTTAACAAAGGCATCGAATTAGCTTTGAATTACAATAGCGACCCAAAGCACAACTTCTCTTATAATATTGGAGGTAATATTACCTATATCCAGAATAAAGTGAAAGATTCGCCATATTCTGTCTTAACTACAGGTGCAGCCCAAGGCTCTGGACAATCGGGCGCGACTATTAACGGCTATATTAACAATGAGCCAATAGGGGCATTCTATATGTTCCAGTTTGATGGTATCAATGCTGATAATGGGCAGAATATATTTAGGGACACCAATAGAGATGGTGAAATATTAGACAACGACCGTGTTGTAGTGGGCAGTGCGATTCCTAAAATTATCTATGGATATCACCTAAACTTCAAGTACAAAGCTTTTGACTTGGGTTTGAATTTTAATGGTGTAGCAGGAAATAAGATTTACAATCACACGACCATGACCCTGTTCAGTAAAGCACAATTGGCCAAGTCTAATAATACAACCGATTTTGCTGTTCAGTACCCTAACGAGATATTAAGCAATGCCAATACTGTGTCCACACGCTATTTGGAAAATGGCTCTTTCTTAAGATTAAATAACGCTACACTGGCATATAATTTAAATTTAACTGGTAGCAGATTAGGAGATGCCTTTCAACGAATCAGTCTTACGTTAACCGGGCAAAACCTATTTGTCATAACAGATTATTCAGGATTTGACCCTGAAATCAATACGGGAACTGCTTCAGGTGGAATACAAACATTTGGTATTGATCGATTTACTTACCCAAGAGCAAGGACATTTTTGCTCGGTGTTAATGTAACATTATAA
- a CDS encoding CehA/McbA family metallohydrolase, whose translation MLSIKVLHAQDTLKVNLSGFIPAKGLFKLVYVPFTVPEGVTEIRVKETYSDKGKNVLNLGIYGPEGFELGNTAGFRGWSGGAKTEFFMNASEASTGYVAGKIKAGIWNILIYPSTITAEGINWQLDVILVKGVNKAPFKISPAPETVNNKPGWYRGDLHMHTFHSDGKRSQQKLLQEAKANGLDFIVSTEHNTNSANLSWGQYKTDKLLVINGEEVTTTAFGHWNAIGLSPTSWIEWRYTPEDNMIGTYLNQVKADGGLAIINHPFYNEERINSFGFDADLFDGIEVWNGHAKWNQLDELALEWWDSLLRQGKRKIAIAASDSHTPELSDNPVGSPHTVVQAEALSRKEIMAGLRAGKAYLAQGKETTLTFTAKAGAVTAGIGNELATSPGKEVHVSLAVTGTPDAFTATLVGDKGILASEKATGSNPTFSWRIAAGATKYLRVEVRDLKGDMVALTNPIWLL comes from the coding sequence TTGCTAAGCATAAAAGTCTTACATGCCCAAGATACATTAAAGGTAAATCTATCAGGTTTTATCCCTGCAAAAGGTCTTTTCAAGCTGGTATATGTACCTTTTACTGTTCCTGAGGGCGTTACAGAGATTCGGGTAAAGGAAACTTACTCTGATAAGGGCAAGAACGTACTTAACTTAGGCATCTATGGCCCAGAAGGGTTCGAGTTGGGAAACACAGCAGGATTCAGGGGCTGGTCAGGTGGTGCCAAAACCGAGTTTTTCATGAATGCATCGGAGGCTTCTACAGGTTATGTGGCAGGTAAGATAAAAGCCGGTATCTGGAATATACTCATTTACCCCTCTACAATCACTGCCGAAGGGATAAACTGGCAACTTGATGTTATACTTGTAAAAGGAGTTAACAAAGCTCCATTTAAGATCTCGCCTGCGCCGGAGACGGTGAACAACAAGCCGGGCTGGTACCGAGGTGATCTGCACATGCACACCTTTCACTCCGATGGCAAGCGAAGCCAGCAGAAACTACTACAGGAGGCAAAAGCAAATGGCCTGGACTTTATAGTTTCTACAGAGCATAATACCAACAGCGCCAACCTCAGTTGGGGTCAATACAAAACAGATAAACTTCTGGTGATAAACGGCGAAGAAGTTACCACCACGGCCTTCGGACATTGGAACGCCATTGGCTTAAGTCCTACCTCATGGATTGAATGGCGGTATACGCCTGAAGACAACATGATTGGTACTTATTTGAATCAAGTGAAAGCTGATGGTGGGCTGGCTATCATCAATCATCCCTTTTACAACGAAGAGCGTATTAACAGCTTTGGTTTTGATGCAGATTTATTTGACGGCATTGAAGTATGGAACGGGCACGCCAAATGGAACCAGCTGGATGAGCTGGCATTGGAATGGTGGGACAGCCTGTTGCGCCAGGGGAAAAGAAAAATTGCCATTGCTGCCAGCGATTCACATACTCCGGAATTGTCTGACAATCCGGTAGGCTCACCACACACCGTAGTACAAGCAGAAGCTTTATCCAGGAAGGAGATTATGGCAGGCCTTCGTGCGGGTAAAGCCTATCTGGCTCAGGGAAAAGAAACCACCTTAACCTTCACCGCCAAGGCAGGAGCTGTAACGGCAGGTATCGGCAATGAGCTAGCCACTTCGCCAGGTAAGGAAGTGCATGTTTCGTTAGCTGTAACGGGTACTCCTGATGCTTTTACCGCTACGTTGGTGGGCGATAAGGGAATATTGGCTTCCGAAAAGGCCACAGGAAGTAACCCAACGTTTAGCTGGCGTATTGCGGCTGGGGCAACAAAGTATCTTCGGGTAGAAGTCCGGGATTTAAAGGGAGATATGGTAGCCTTGACGAATCCAATCTGGCTCTTGTGA
- a CDS encoding alkaline phosphatase, with protein MPLVYSTPSSTSNNYMFLRKALFPLILLVSLHQGLMAQNNYTVANVHAHNDYQQPIPLLTAYYRQAGSIEADIFLQNGELYVAHEQEEIQPDRTLESLYLEPLQKLIDKNKGAPYSQPQRKLQLLFDLKTDGKTTLPVLVKALEKFPAISHNTAIQLVISGSKPAPSTWAQYPNFIQFDGNPAEFYTPNELQRIAMFSDSFRKYTQWNGKGLIVEDERNRIRHLIDSVHHLNKKFRFWATPDNVNTWQTLVHLGVDYVGTDDVIGLSNYLENLPKNAYQHKTPVSIYTPTYRHNDQRRKVKNVILMIGDGMGLAQIYAGYTAAAGQLNLFQFLNIGLAKTVSSDSYITDSAAGATAMATGQKTNNRFIGVDSAGNRLTSIPELVAVKGMKSAIISAGDITDATPASFYAHQTERNLSEAIAADFINSPVDILIGGNYGAFSRRKDGQNLIGQLQENGYVTSDKFSALDTISASKFVVLDDQVATSMQKGRGDFLAKSLNKSLQVLSKNKKGFFIVAEGAQIDHGGHQNDMSTIVQEMLDFDKAVGEAMKFVDEDGETLLIVTADHETGGLSLLYGDVRKGAVIGNFSTDDHTALPVPVFAYGPHSLDFRGVYENTALFKMIMQVINKYH; from the coding sequence ATGCCATTAGTTTATTCTACTCCTTCATCTACTTCCAATAATTATATGTTCCTCAGGAAAGCTTTATTCCCTCTCATACTGCTTGTTTCGCTTCATCAGGGCTTAATGGCTCAAAACAACTATACGGTGGCGAATGTACATGCCCATAACGATTACCAGCAGCCTATTCCGCTCTTAACAGCTTATTACCGGCAGGCTGGCTCTATCGAAGCAGACATATTTCTGCAAAACGGTGAATTATATGTGGCGCATGAACAGGAGGAAATTCAACCTGACCGTACCCTGGAAAGCCTATACCTGGAGCCCCTCCAGAAGTTGATAGATAAGAATAAAGGAGCCCCCTACAGCCAACCGCAGAGGAAACTGCAACTGCTGTTTGATCTTAAAACGGATGGGAAAACCACCTTGCCGGTACTGGTGAAAGCGTTGGAAAAGTTTCCTGCTATAAGCCATAACACAGCAATACAGCTCGTGATTAGCGGCAGCAAGCCGGCGCCATCCACTTGGGCACAGTACCCCAATTTTATCCAGTTCGATGGCAACCCGGCTGAGTTTTATACTCCTAATGAGCTTCAGCGGATTGCTATGTTCAGCGATAGTTTCCGGAAGTACACGCAATGGAACGGGAAAGGCTTGATTGTGGAAGACGAACGAAACCGCATCCGGCACTTAATAGACAGTGTACATCATCTGAATAAAAAGTTCCGGTTCTGGGCCACTCCGGATAATGTAAATACCTGGCAAACGCTTGTGCACCTGGGGGTAGATTATGTAGGGACGGATGATGTAATAGGGTTAAGCAATTACTTAGAAAATCTTCCAAAAAACGCATATCAGCACAAAACGCCTGTAAGTATTTACACTCCAACTTACAGGCACAACGACCAGCGCAGAAAAGTAAAAAATGTAATTCTCATGATTGGAGACGGTATGGGACTGGCACAGATTTACGCTGGCTACACAGCTGCTGCCGGTCAACTTAATCTGTTTCAGTTTCTGAACATTGGCTTAGCGAAAACCGTTTCATCCGACAGCTATATAACTGACTCAGCTGCAGGCGCAACTGCCATGGCAACAGGGCAGAAGACAAACAACCGCTTCATCGGCGTAGATTCAGCTGGCAACCGTTTAACTTCTATTCCGGAACTGGTTGCCGTGAAAGGAATGAAAAGTGCCATAATATCGGCAGGGGATATTACTGATGCCACACCCGCCAGCTTTTATGCGCACCAAACAGAGCGTAACCTTAGCGAAGCCATTGCTGCAGACTTCATCAATAGCCCAGTGGATATACTGATTGGGGGTAACTACGGCGCTTTCTCTAGGCGTAAGGATGGACAGAATCTCATAGGCCAACTGCAGGAGAATGGCTATGTTACTTCAGATAAATTTTCTGCCCTGGACACTATTTCAGCAAGCAAGTTCGTGGTGCTGGACGACCAGGTGGCTACCTCCATGCAGAAAGGCAGAGGTGATTTTCTGGCAAAATCACTGAATAAATCCCTTCAAGTTCTAAGTAAAAATAAAAAGGGCTTTTTTATTGTAGCAGAGGGTGCTCAAATAGATCATGGGGGGCATCAAAATGATATGTCGACCATAGTGCAGGAAATGCTGGATTTTGATAAAGCAGTGGGAGAGGCCATGAAGTTTGTTGATGAAGATGGAGAAACCTTGCTTATAGTTACGGCAGACCATGAAACAGGCGGCCTTAGTTTACTATATGGAGATGTTCGTAAAGGAGCTGTAATTGGCAACTTTAGTACTGATGATCATACGGCCCTTCCTGTTCCTGTATTTGCCTACGGCCCGCACTCGCTGGATTTCCGGGGGGTATACGAAAATACAGCATTGTTTAAAATGATTATGCAGGTGATAAATAAGTATCATTAA